In one window of Bifidobacterium sp. WK041_4_12 DNA:
- a CDS encoding FKBP-type peptidyl-prolyl cis-trans isomerase produces MSDANMPKVAQDFGQRPTIEFDGEAPSGLKSVELVAGTGPVVRKGDTVTVNYHGVTWGSEKPFDSSFDRHEPASFPIGVGRVIKGWDQTVPGHNVGSRLLVSIPPEYGYGTQGVPQAGIGGTDTLVFVVDIISTR; encoded by the coding sequence ATGTCAGACGCGAATATGCCCAAGGTCGCTCAAGATTTCGGTCAACGACCAACCATCGAGTTTGATGGCGAAGCTCCCAGCGGTTTGAAATCCGTTGAGCTGGTTGCAGGCACGGGTCCTGTGGTTCGCAAGGGCGATACCGTGACCGTAAACTATCATGGCGTCACCTGGGGCTCCGAAAAGCCATTTGATTCAAGTTTCGACCGTCATGAGCCGGCAAGCTTCCCCATTGGTGTCGGGCGTGTTATCAAGGGTTGGGATCAAACGGTTCCCGGCCACAATGTCGGTTCTCGCCTTCTAGTGAGTATCCCACCCGAGTATGGCTACGGAACGCAGGGCGTGCCCCAGGCTGGAATCGGTGGAACGGATACGCTCGTATTTGTCGTTGACATCATTTCAACACGCTGA
- a CDS encoding septum formation initiator family protein, with translation MSKTSKGSGRTSTGSARPSQGSSAHTLGNSGPISFFIAMIIILLSTMELVSTFHTYAINLSELNGLRKQEASLVAQKKDLENQISRWNDKAYVTAQARERLGFVFPGEEAVRVLHPEAVTGTKTNKDAKQTDSSSDTTTLPWYSELSYAFNKADKQAGQSSGGSSSADSSKGGSSKSSPTPSSTSAQSTQSPSSSSSSSSD, from the coding sequence ATGAGCAAGACATCCAAGGGCAGCGGACGGACTTCCACTGGTTCCGCACGGCCATCGCAGGGCTCCTCGGCTCACACCCTGGGCAATTCCGGCCCGATTTCTTTTTTCATTGCCATGATTATCATTCTTCTCAGTACGATGGAATTGGTCTCTACCTTCCACACCTATGCAATCAATCTTTCAGAGCTCAATGGTTTGCGCAAGCAGGAAGCCAGTCTCGTGGCGCAGAAGAAAGATCTGGAAAACCAGATTTCACGGTGGAACGACAAGGCGTATGTGACCGCTCAAGCACGAGAACGACTGGGCTTCGTCTTCCCCGGTGAGGAAGCCGTCAGAGTGCTTCATCCCGAGGCTGTCACCGGAACCAAGACGAATAAGGATGCGAAGCAGACAGATTCTTCCTCGGACACAACAACGCTACCTTGGTATAGCGAGCTTTCATATGCGTTCAACAAGGCCGACAAACAGGCCGGGCAGTCTTCGGGCGGCTCGTCGTCTGCAGACTCCTCCAAGGGAGGATCCTCGAAGAGTTCCCCAACGCCAAGCTCCACATCGGCCCAATCTACGCAATCGCCATCATCGTCATCGTCATCGTCCTCAGACTGA
- a CDS encoding NAD(P)H-dependent oxidoreductase: MKVLAITSNPKTDSLTNAVADAFLNGATASGAEAELLDLHRIGFNPVYTNEDREHYLGRAPFPSDVVPLQAQIADSDVIAVVFPIYWYAMPAMMKGFFERVLCRGFAYRRDGLPGALVGKTVRIFVLCGDSEEWYRTSGMDDALQLQICERTFKHYCRVDDVELHYVDGLIMGDDSHEAIESANAQLRQIRIMGETITASHSS; encoded by the coding sequence ATGAAAGTTCTTGCCATTACGAGTAATCCCAAAACTGATAGCCTCACCAATGCCGTGGCCGATGCATTTCTCAACGGTGCGACGGCCTCGGGTGCCGAGGCAGAACTGCTAGACCTGCACCGGATCGGTTTCAACCCTGTATATACGAATGAAGACCGTGAGCACTACCTCGGCAGAGCACCGTTTCCTTCGGATGTTGTGCCCTTGCAGGCACAGATTGCAGACTCTGATGTCATCGCTGTTGTTTTTCCTATCTACTGGTATGCGATGCCCGCGATGATGAAAGGCTTCTTTGAACGAGTGCTATGCCGTGGCTTCGCCTACAGAAGAGACGGACTGCCAGGAGCTCTTGTCGGCAAAACAGTGAGGATATTCGTGCTGTGTGGGGATAGCGAGGAATGGTATCGGACAAGTGGCATGGATGACGCTCTGCAGTTGCAAATATGCGAGCGTACCTTCAAACACTACTGCCGGGTTGACGATGTCGAATTGCATTATGTTGACGGTCTCATCATGGGCGATGACAGTCATGAGGCGATTGAATCAGCGAATGCTCAGCTTCGTCAGATTCGCATAATGGGGGAGACCATTACTGCATCTCACAGCAGCTAA
- a CDS encoding DUF501 domain-containing protein: protein MNHYDTSLDNDTSQDQGVQHREGATAPSQAGTNADTLDEQLQSRVRTRLNEVLNSPATDAEIKLVERQLTRYPRGMIAVGARCRCGRPLAVVTRPLLQGSIPFPTTFYLTSPEAVKAVSSLEADGTMKQLSEQIEEDQELKEAYEQAHLAYLAFRSQLAELLGDDDGHIRGISAGGMPVRVKCLHALVGQSLCMGSGVNPIGDMALNMVAAAGRFDRNLCRCSIL from the coding sequence ATGAATCATTACGATACTTCTCTAGACAACGATACTTCTCAAGACCAAGGCGTACAGCACAGGGAAGGTGCAACGGCACCATCCCAGGCTGGAACGAATGCAGACACGCTCGATGAACAGTTGCAGTCAAGGGTGAGAACTCGGCTGAACGAAGTCCTGAACTCGCCTGCGACAGATGCCGAAATCAAGCTTGTCGAGCGGCAGTTGACGCGCTATCCACGCGGCATGATCGCGGTTGGTGCGCGATGCAGATGTGGAAGACCGCTGGCAGTGGTGACTCGACCGTTGCTGCAAGGGTCCATTCCATTTCCAACGACTTTCTATCTCACCAGTCCCGAGGCAGTGAAGGCAGTATCCAGCCTTGAAGCTGACGGAACGATGAAGCAACTCTCAGAGCAGATCGAAGAGGATCAGGAGCTGAAAGAAGCCTACGAACAGGCTCATCTGGCTTATCTGGCCTTCAGATCGCAACTCGCGGAACTGCTTGGCGATGATGATGGCCATATCAGGGGGATCAGCGCAGGGGGCATGCCTGTCCGTGTGAAATGTCTGCATGCGCTGGTGGGGCAGAGCCTGTGCATGGGCTCTGGAGTCAATCCAATCGGCGATATGGCTCTGAACATGGTAGCTGCAGCAGGACGCTTCGACCGTAACCTGTGCCGGTGCAGCATTCTGTGA
- a CDS encoding xylulokinase has protein sequence MTQVLVAGIDTSTQSVKVRITDAGTGRMVRFGQAKHPNGTSVDPQRWWDAFLEAAQQAGGLDDVSALAVGGQQHGMVLLDAQGRVIRDALLWNDTRSAPDAERLVAELGKPEKTADEQDLADDPMLRGRQRWVKAVGSSLVASLTITKIAWVAEHELEHADRVAAVCLPHEWLSWRIAGYGPVEDGKEAALDALFTDRSDASGTGYFDSVSNTYRMDLFKMAFARDNVTLPKLVGSHDVAAKADPSIAGKDVEGGCIIAPGGGDNAMASLGLNMKVGDVSISLGTSGVAAAIASEPVYDMSASVTGFADCTDHWLPLACTINGSRIIDAGRSMLSVDYQQLSDLALQSKPGAEGITLIPYFDGERTPNRPEATGTLHGMTMSNVKPENIARAFVESLLCTQRDCLELIEGLGVDVTRILLIGGGSKTPAVRTLLPSILGSEVTLPHPDEYVAIGAARQAAWVLDGLDQAPEWPVAIDETLSGEANNDVFQQYASYRG, from the coding sequence ATGACACAGGTACTTGTTGCAGGCATTGACACATCGACTCAATCGGTAAAGGTCAGAATCACTGATGCCGGCACCGGACGAATGGTGCGATTTGGGCAGGCGAAGCATCCCAACGGCACCAGCGTAGATCCACAACGCTGGTGGGATGCATTTCTCGAAGCGGCACAGCAGGCTGGAGGACTTGACGATGTCAGTGCACTGGCCGTCGGCGGCCAGCAGCACGGCATGGTGCTTCTTGACGCTCAAGGCAGAGTGATACGAGACGCATTGCTATGGAACGACACGCGTTCTGCACCAGATGCAGAACGGCTTGTCGCAGAACTTGGAAAGCCGGAAAAAACAGCCGACGAACAGGATCTTGCCGACGACCCCATGCTGCGAGGACGCCAACGCTGGGTCAAGGCAGTCGGATCCTCTCTGGTCGCCTCATTGACCATCACCAAGATAGCCTGGGTTGCAGAGCACGAGCTTGAACATGCGGATCGGGTTGCTGCCGTATGCCTTCCTCACGAATGGCTGAGCTGGAGAATCGCAGGGTATGGTCCGGTCGAAGATGGCAAGGAAGCAGCATTGGATGCATTGTTCACCGACCGCTCGGATGCTTCAGGAACAGGCTATTTCGACTCCGTCAGCAACACGTATCGCATGGATCTGTTCAAGATGGCATTCGCAAGAGACAATGTGACGCTTCCGAAGCTGGTCGGCTCACACGACGTTGCAGCCAAGGCAGACCCATCCATCGCAGGAAAAGACGTGGAAGGAGGATGCATCATCGCTCCTGGCGGCGGTGACAATGCCATGGCTTCGCTGGGATTGAACATGAAGGTTGGGGATGTTTCCATCTCGCTGGGCACTTCAGGCGTTGCGGCAGCAATCGCTTCAGAACCCGTGTATGACATGAGCGCATCGGTCACCGGTTTTGCCGATTGCACCGACCACTGGCTGCCGTTGGCCTGCACCATCAATGGATCGAGGATCATCGATGCAGGACGATCGATGCTCAGCGTCGACTATCAGCAACTTTCTGATCTAGCGTTGCAGTCGAAGCCTGGAGCAGAGGGCATCACCTTGATTCCGTATTTTGACGGTGAGCGCACGCCGAACCGACCGGAGGCTACAGGAACCTTGCATGGCATGACCATGAGCAACGTCAAGCCTGAGAACATAGCCCGTGCCTTTGTCGAATCGTTGCTGTGCACGCAGCGAGATTGCCTCGAATTGATCGAGGGACTCGGCGTGGATGTCACACGCATACTGCTGATCGGTGGCGGATCGAAAACTCCAGCAGTGCGCACGCTGCTTCCCTCGATTCTTGGGTCAGAGGTCACATTGCCACATCCCGATGAATACGTGGCCATTGGTGCGGCACGTCAGGCAGCATGGGTTCTTGACGGCTTGGATCAGGCACCGGAATGGCCCGTTGCAATCGACGAGACGCTATCCGGCGAAGCAAACAACGACGTATTCCAACAATACGCAAGCTATCGCGGCTGA
- a CDS encoding GreA/GreB family elongation factor produces the protein MAEEKTILLTQEAYDKLKEELDHRQGEYREEITERIATARAEGDLSENGGYQAAREEQGKNEGRINELIVKLRNTKILKAPKAGLVGNGSIVTLDLAGNKVTYVLGSRDIAVATDYDVISPESPIGAAIMDAKQGDQVTYKAPNGRDIKVNIIESKPLK, from the coding sequence ATGGCAGAGGAAAAGACCATCTTGCTGACACAAGAGGCGTATGACAAGCTCAAGGAGGAGCTTGACCATCGGCAGGGCGAATACCGTGAAGAGATTACGGAGCGTATTGCAACAGCTCGTGCCGAGGGAGATCTCAGCGAGAATGGTGGCTATCAGGCTGCTCGCGAGGAGCAGGGCAAGAACGAGGGGCGCATCAACGAGCTGATTGTCAAGCTGCGCAACACCAAGATTCTCAAGGCTCCCAAGGCGGGTCTGGTGGGCAACGGTTCCATCGTTACGCTTGACCTCGCAGGTAACAAGGTGACATACGTCCTCGGCTCCCGCGACATTGCGGTAGCGACGGATTACGACGTCATCAGCCCAGAGTCACCGATTGGCGCAGCGATCATGGATGCGAAGCAGGGCGACCAGGTGACCTACAAGGCACCAAACGGGCGCGACATCAAGGTCAACATCATCGAATCCAAGCCGCTGAAGTAG
- a CDS encoding Ppx/GppA family phosphatase — MDSVTIAGVDCGTNSIRLMIAEVDAHGLHVVTPRILRIIRLGEGVDKNRRFSDDALQRAYAAVREFAEVLSRQHVDSLRFVATSATRDAANRNEFEDAVESILGVRPEVIPGSEEAALSFLGATATLHSKQNQSQNQSQTPPQAHMRDHAPYLVVDLGGGSTELVVGGDGDAVPEYQVRAGFSMNVGSVRMTERHLLADPPTEAQIEEATADIDEHIDEAFTRIPAQDVSTIIGVSGTVTTMSAIAMGCQSYDRHAVDGARITFDDVLKADDRVLRMSRKERGTVGAIHPGRIDVVGGGALIWTRVLTRVASAAATQGRHIDSFLASEHGLLDGIVLDRGRKMLADNI, encoded by the coding sequence ATGGATTCAGTGACCATAGCCGGAGTAGACTGCGGCACCAATTCGATACGACTGATGATTGCCGAGGTCGATGCGCATGGGCTGCATGTGGTCACGCCGCGAATCCTGCGAATCATCAGGCTTGGCGAGGGTGTCGATAAGAACCGCCGATTCTCCGATGATGCCTTGCAGCGTGCGTATGCGGCAGTAAGGGAATTTGCAGAGGTCTTGAGCAGACAGCATGTCGACAGTCTGCGTTTCGTGGCTACGTCAGCGACGCGCGATGCCGCGAATCGCAATGAGTTCGAAGATGCTGTCGAGTCAATTCTCGGTGTCAGACCAGAGGTGATTCCAGGGTCCGAAGAGGCCGCATTGAGTTTTCTGGGAGCTACGGCTACCTTGCATTCGAAACAGAATCAGTCACAGAATCAGTCACAGACACCACCACAGGCTCATATGCGTGATCACGCACCATATTTGGTGGTCGATCTTGGCGGCGGCTCCACCGAGCTGGTTGTGGGAGGCGATGGCGACGCAGTGCCTGAGTACCAGGTTCGAGCCGGTTTCTCAATGAACGTCGGCTCTGTGCGCATGACAGAGCGGCATCTACTCGCCGATCCTCCAACAGAGGCGCAAATCGAAGAGGCCACTGCAGACATCGACGAACACATAGACGAGGCGTTCACCCGTATTCCAGCGCAGGATGTATCAACCATCATTGGCGTCTCAGGTACCGTCACCACCATGAGTGCCATCGCCATGGGTTGCCAAAGCTATGATCGCCATGCAGTTGATGGTGCACGAATTACTTTCGACGATGTTCTGAAGGCGGATGACCGTGTGCTTCGCATGAGTCGCAAAGAACGTGGCACGGTAGGGGCGATACATCCTGGGCGAATTGACGTCGTTGGCGGAGGCGCATTGATCTGGACCCGTGTGCTCACCAGGGTCGCATCGGCTGCAGCAACTCAGGGAAGGCATATCGATTCATTCCTGGCCAGCGAGCACGGTCTTCTGGATGGCATTGTCCTCGATCGCGGTCGAAAGATGCTTGCAGATAACATCTGA
- the eno gene encoding phosphopyruvate hydratase gives MAAIESVYAREILDSRGNPTVEVVLETEDGAQGLGLVPSGASTGEAEAWERRDGDKNRYQGKGVLGAVQAVNDVIAPAVIGMDATDQRAIDDTMIELDGTANKGKLGANAILGVSLAAMYAAAESAELPLYRYLGGTNGHILPVPNMNIMNGGAHADSNVDIQEFMVSPYGFDSYKEALRAGVEVYHTLKGVVKARGLSTGLGDEGGFAPNLDSNAEALDLIVESIEKAGYKPGEQIGLSLDVASSEFYDKETGKYLFEGELRDDDWLLNYYKGLVEKYPLVSIEDPFQEEDWSAWTKITAEMGDQLQFVGDDLLVTNPVRLQKGIDLKAANSLLVKLNQIGSVTETLDAIELATANGFTSMVSHRSGETPDTTIADLAVAKNTRQIKTGAPARGERIAKYNRLLEIEEELGSTAQYAGYSAFKACKKYVK, from the coding sequence GTGGCAGCAATCGAAAGCGTATACGCACGCGAAATCCTTGATTCCCGCGGAAACCCAACAGTAGAGGTAGTTCTTGAGACCGAAGACGGAGCTCAGGGCCTCGGCCTCGTTCCTTCCGGCGCATCAACCGGTGAAGCAGAAGCTTGGGAGCGTCGCGACGGTGACAAGAATCGTTATCAGGGCAAGGGTGTTCTCGGAGCTGTCCAGGCCGTGAACGACGTTATTGCACCAGCCGTTATCGGCATGGATGCAACAGATCAGCGTGCCATCGACGACACCATGATCGAGCTCGACGGAACGGCAAACAAGGGCAAGCTTGGCGCCAATGCCATTCTCGGCGTCTCGCTCGCAGCAATGTATGCGGCAGCAGAGTCGGCTGAACTCCCTCTGTACCGTTACCTCGGAGGAACCAACGGACACATTCTTCCTGTCCCGAACATGAACATCATGAACGGTGGAGCTCACGCAGATTCCAACGTTGACATTCAGGAATTCATGGTTTCCCCATATGGATTCGATTCATACAAGGAAGCCCTTCGCGCAGGCGTCGAGGTCTATCACACGCTCAAGGGCGTTGTGAAGGCACGCGGTCTGAGCACCGGTCTCGGTGACGAAGGTGGTTTCGCACCAAACCTCGATTCAAACGCCGAGGCTCTTGACCTCATCGTTGAGTCCATCGAGAAGGCCGGATACAAGCCAGGCGAGCAGATTGGTCTCTCCCTTGACGTTGCATCTTCCGAGTTCTACGACAAGGAAACCGGCAAGTACCTCTTCGAAGGCGAGCTGCGTGACGATGACTGGCTGCTGAACTATTACAAGGGTCTGGTCGAGAAGTATCCACTGGTTTCCATCGAGGATCCATTCCAGGAGGAAGACTGGTCCGCATGGACCAAGATCACGGCCGAGATGGGCGACCAGCTTCAGTTCGTTGGCGATGACCTTCTCGTCACCAACCCGGTGCGTCTGCAGAAGGGCATTGACCTGAAGGCTGCAAACTCGCTGCTCGTCAAGCTCAACCAGATTGGTTCAGTCACCGAAACGCTGGATGCCATCGAACTCGCAACAGCCAATGGCTTCACTTCCATGGTTTCTCACCGTTCAGGCGAAACCCCAGACACCACCATCGCTGACCTCGCAGTTGCCAAGAACACCCGCCAGATCAAGACCGGTGCTCCTGCACGTGGCGAGCGCATCGCCAAGTACAACCGTCTTCTCGAAATCGAAGAGGAGCTGGGTTCAACCGCACAGTATGCTGGCTACAGCGCATTCAAGGCTTGCAAGAAGTATGTCAAGTAG
- a CDS encoding YbaK/EbsC family protein: MERQSVEHSHEQEAGRDSAAEHVSEAERVSETERNDAAVQAVLTNPKVMLVRAALAEHGYTDHIRVFSEATRTAAQAAEACGCSIGAIANSLVFRCDNEPLLILTSGAHRVDVRYVQHQLGSGKLHRADAEFVLEQTGQVIGGVAPLGHSRAIRTILDTSLAQFPEIWAAAGHPNTVFRTSYADLLAYTGAMEMPVAP; this comes from the coding sequence TTGGAACGTCAGTCAGTGGAACACAGTCACGAGCAAGAGGCAGGTCGCGATTCAGCGGCAGAGCATGTTTCAGAAGCAGAGCGTGTTTCAGAAACAGAGCGTAATGATGCTGCGGTACAGGCTGTGTTAACGAATCCCAAGGTTATGTTGGTGCGGGCTGCACTTGCCGAACATGGATATACCGATCACATTCGTGTGTTCAGTGAGGCGACAAGGACTGCCGCTCAAGCCGCTGAAGCATGTGGTTGCTCGATTGGCGCAATTGCCAACAGTCTCGTGTTTCGTTGCGACAACGAGCCACTGCTGATTCTGACATCAGGAGCGCATCGAGTCGACGTGCGGTATGTGCAGCACCAGCTCGGCAGTGGCAAACTCCATCGTGCCGATGCTGAATTTGTGTTGGAACAGACGGGGCAGGTCATAGGAGGAGTGGCGCCACTGGGTCACAGTCGGGCGATAAGAACGATTCTTGACACGTCCTTAGCGCAATTTCCAGAAATCTGGGCTGCAGCCGGTCATCCCAACACAGTCTTCCGTACAAGCTACGCGGATTTGCTGGCGTATACAGGAGCGATGGAAATGCCCGTTGCTCCATAA